In Streptococcus suis, the genomic window TTAGCTTGTTATTTTTTATGATCAGATTTAAAATTTAAAAAACTTCCATAACCACGGATATACTCCAGTAATATTAATCATATATTTCTCCTCTCTCTGATATTGTGTGTTGTTTTGTTTACATGTACAGTATACAAAATATATTATTAAATTTTTTGTTATTGTCATGAAATGCCCTTATTTAGTAATGAACGACCATTTTTTGCCATTCAAGAAAAAAAGAAACCTAAAAGGCTTCTTCGTAAAAACTTATCCTTCAAAAAACAATCGCAATACAATATGCTATCTACTCTCGTCATATTTTTGATACTTCTCAAATAGTTCATTAAACAGTCTCTGATTGTAGTCAAAAATATATTCAAATTCCTCTCGATCTTGGTTCGAAATTTGAGGCAATACCTTACGTTCATAGTCAGCAGCAAGGTCATCTTTCTTTGTGTCCAATTTCGTCATTAATTCCAAGGGAACTTCTTTCACACGAAAGATATTCTCTAAAATATAAAAGTTATCTTCATTCAGTACCTCTGCTAGAGCTGCTACGCCGCAATCTCTTGTATCTACTTGGGGACGATAATGTTTCTTTTTAAAACGCATGACTTCTCCTTAATTAACACAAACATCTAATTACTTATCTCTATTTTCTTATCATCAGTTGATAAACCTGTAAGGTTGAGGAACAGCTGGTGATTAGATTTTAGGTTATTGTGGACACAATAACTGAGCTCGCAAAAGCCAAAAAGAAAAGCGTTGAAGCTTTTAGGAAGCACCCGTATCCCATACGGTATCGGGGCTGACCCGATAAAGATAACTAATATGACAAATGACAGACCTCTGCCTAATTATAGAACGGTATTGAGAATTTTCTTTCATCCGTAACTTCAAGCATTTCTCTATAATCGAATAATAAAAAAGCAGCATCACCCTATACAGAAAAATGCTACTTTTACTTTAAAAATTATAATTTGACGTACTATTATCCACCCATAAATCCAACAAATACGCCTGATCCATATACTAATCCCAAAACGATCAAACCAGCTGTGACTGGTTCAATACCTCCATCAACTCCTAGTAATTCTTCTTCGCTTAAAACGGTAAATTGTTTATTAAGTGTATTAAATTCTGTCATGTTATTCTCCTTGTCTAATTATTTCAAAAGTGTTGCTAATGTTTGTCCAACTTCTTTCCCTACCTCAAACATTCCCAATAAAATTCCTGGTGCATAAATAATACCTAGTACTAAAAGGATTGTTTCAATAGGTT contains:
- a CDS encoding class IIb bacteriocin, lactobin A/cerein 7B family — protein: MTEFNTLNKQFTVLSEEELLGVDGGIEPVTAGLIVLGLVYGSGVFVGFMGG